The proteins below come from a single Azospirillum thiophilum genomic window:
- a CDS encoding GFA family protein, with the protein MTHTGSCFCGAVELEVTGSPEAMGYCHCRSCRSWSGGPVNAFSLWKPDAVRVTAGAEHLATFQKTPLSQRQYCAKCGGHLMTNHPPLGLVDVFAATIPTLTFTPAVHVNYAETVLPMRDGLPKLKDFPAEFGGSGETVPE; encoded by the coding sequence ATGACTCACACGGGAAGCTGTTTTTGCGGCGCGGTCGAACTTGAGGTCACGGGCTCGCCGGAGGCCATGGGCTACTGCCATTGCCGCTCCTGCCGCTCATGGTCCGGCGGCCCGGTCAACGCCTTCAGCCTGTGGAAACCGGACGCGGTACGGGTGACCGCGGGCGCCGAACACCTCGCGACCTTCCAGAAGACGCCGCTCAGCCAACGTCAGTATTGCGCGAAATGCGGCGGGCATCTGATGACCAACCACCCGCCGCTCGGCCTGGTGGACGTTTTCGCCGCCACGATACCGACCCTGACCTTCACCCCCGCCGTTCACGTCAACTACGCCGAGACGGTGCTGCCCATGCGCGACGGCCTGCCGAAGCTGAAGGATTTCCCGGCTGAGTTCGGCGGTTCCGGCGAAACGGTGCCGGAATAG
- a CDS encoding DUF2339 domain-containing protein — MEFLVLLLIFGFLTHRLDRRLKAQETEIAALRSRLDEALAGAAPLSAVVLAADEAAPVQAPAPLAEPPPEESAEPVLAAETAVETPPGPPPEPAVPPPPPRPGWRELEESLASRWLIWLGGGTMALAAAFFIKLSVEHGWLGPGVRVALGLLAGAGLMVGGEWLRRQPMQRAVAALRPDHVPPALTAAGLFTAFASVYGGFALFDLFQPLVAFALLAALSLAGIGLSLLQGPVIAALGLLAGYVTPLLVPSDHPDAWGLFAYLLALNGAGMAVVLYRGWRWLGWGALAGAALWPLVWMIDPWRSGDALPTGLYLLLTSALFLVPAMLGVLDQGLPEPEPATGWRAALPGWIRRKRRHPADRLAMTAMWLFGLLVAAVGWSDSHGPVSLVVLALFALLALAAGRRTERIAGVAWIAALAVLLDLAPWSLPYVPAGPPPLNADGQPLIVADPAGYPGEVAYFLWVSAGFAALFGIGGFALLWGARRAALWSSLSALVPLALLTLAYALVEPPETAVGWPAAALALAALLVGATTPLARHRHRPGASLGLAAFAAGATGAIALGATMTLQEAWLTVALAMQVPVLAWLERQMALRELRGVALLVAVAVLVRLAVNPWVLDYEGYGWIAYGYGLPALGFLVAARWMRTSSDGRGDDLVVMVLEAGALIFTTLMLSLGIHRWMAVSLEAEPSGLTEVALHTLSWLGLALLLAADRRWSARAVAVWGRRLLAALAAASAVFLHLLALNPLWNFEWVGEWPVVNRLLLAYGAPALLGLAYLWYDPPPSKPVRQAAPVLALLLVATNLALEIRRTFQGPVLSGYGVSDAEWYAYSVGFLLFAVLMLVAGIRFGWGWMRHAGLALVLAVVAKVFLSDMSDLEGMYRVASFLGLGVSLVGIGWLYQRLLRPPAAGPPSVPPTPADDLLDQRTH; from the coding sequence ATGGAGTTCCTCGTCCTACTGCTGATCTTCGGCTTCCTGACCCACCGGCTGGACCGCCGGCTGAAGGCGCAGGAGACGGAGATCGCTGCCCTGCGCAGCCGTCTGGACGAGGCGCTGGCCGGTGCCGCCCCCCTGTCGGCGGTGGTGTTGGCGGCGGATGAGGCGGCTCCGGTCCAGGCCCCCGCTCCTCTTGCGGAGCCGCCGCCGGAGGAGAGCGCCGAGCCGGTCCTCGCCGCGGAAACGGCTGTCGAGACGCCGCCCGGCCCTCCGCCCGAACCCGCCGTCCCGCCGCCGCCGCCGCGGCCGGGCTGGCGCGAGCTGGAGGAGTCGCTGGCCTCGCGCTGGCTGATCTGGCTCGGCGGCGGCACCATGGCGCTGGCCGCCGCCTTCTTCATCAAGCTGTCGGTCGAACATGGCTGGCTCGGGCCCGGTGTGCGGGTGGCACTCGGGCTGCTGGCCGGGGCCGGGCTGATGGTGGGGGGCGAGTGGCTGCGCCGCCAGCCCATGCAACGCGCCGTCGCGGCGCTGCGGCCGGACCATGTGCCGCCGGCCCTGACCGCCGCCGGGCTGTTCACCGCCTTCGCCAGCGTCTATGGCGGCTTCGCCCTGTTCGACCTGTTCCAGCCGCTGGTCGCCTTCGCGCTGCTGGCGGCGCTGTCGCTGGCCGGCATCGGCCTGTCGCTGCTGCAGGGGCCGGTCATCGCGGCGCTGGGGCTGCTGGCCGGCTATGTCACGCCGCTGCTGGTGCCGTCCGACCATCCCGATGCCTGGGGCCTGTTCGCCTATCTGCTGGCGCTGAACGGCGCCGGGATGGCGGTGGTGCTGTACCGTGGCTGGCGCTGGCTCGGCTGGGGGGCGCTGGCCGGCGCGGCGCTCTGGCCGCTGGTGTGGATGATCGACCCCTGGCGCAGCGGCGACGCGCTGCCGACCGGGCTCTACCTGCTGCTGACCTCGGCGCTGTTCCTGGTTCCCGCCATGCTGGGGGTGCTCGACCAGGGACTGCCGGAGCCTGAACCGGCAACCGGCTGGCGCGCGGCCCTGCCCGGCTGGATCCGGCGCAAGCGGCGCCATCCCGCCGACCGGCTGGCGATGACGGCGATGTGGCTGTTCGGCCTGCTGGTCGCCGCGGTCGGCTGGTCCGATTCGCATGGCCCGGTGTCGCTCGTCGTGCTGGCGCTGTTCGCGCTGCTGGCGCTGGCCGCCGGCCGGCGGACCGAGCGGATCGCCGGTGTCGCCTGGATCGCGGCGCTGGCCGTCCTGCTGGACCTTGCACCCTGGAGCCTGCCCTATGTCCCGGCCGGCCCGCCGCCGTTGAATGCCGACGGGCAGCCGCTGATCGTCGCCGATCCCGCCGGCTATCCGGGGGAGGTCGCGTATTTCCTGTGGGTGTCGGCCGGATTCGCCGCGCTGTTCGGCATCGGCGGCTTCGCGCTGTTGTGGGGCGCACGGCGGGCGGCGCTGTGGTCCTCGCTGTCGGCGCTGGTGCCGCTGGCCCTGCTGACGCTGGCCTATGCCCTGGTCGAGCCGCCGGAGACCGCCGTCGGCTGGCCGGCGGCGGCACTGGCGCTGGCGGCCCTGCTGGTCGGCGCCACCACGCCGCTTGCCCGCCACCGCCACCGGCCGGGCGCCTCGCTCGGGCTTGCCGCCTTCGCCGCCGGGGCGACCGGCGCCATCGCGCTCGGCGCGACCATGACCTTGCAGGAAGCCTGGCTGACGGTGGCGCTGGCGATGCAGGTGCCGGTGCTGGCCTGGCTGGAGCGGCAGATGGCCCTGCGCGAGCTGCGCGGCGTCGCCCTGCTGGTGGCCGTCGCCGTGCTGGTGCGGCTGGCGGTCAACCCCTGGGTGCTGGACTATGAGGGGTATGGCTGGATCGCCTATGGCTACGGACTGCCGGCGCTGGGTTTCCTGGTGGCGGCGCGCTGGATGCGGACCTCGTCCGACGGAAGAGGCGATGATCTGGTGGTGATGGTGCTGGAGGCCGGCGCCCTGATCTTCACCACCCTGATGCTGTCGCTGGGCATCCATCGCTGGATGGCCGTCAGCCTGGAGGCGGAGCCGTCCGGCCTCACAGAGGTGGCGCTGCACACCCTGTCCTGGCTGGGCCTCGCCCTGCTGCTGGCCGCCGACCGGCGGTGGAGCGCGCGGGCCGTTGCGGTGTGGGGCCGGCGCCTGCTGGCGGCGCTGGCGGCGGCGAGCGCCGTCTTCCTGCATCTGCTGGCGCTGAATCCGCTGTGGAACTTCGAATGGGTCGGCGAGTGGCCGGTGGTCAACCGGCTGCTGCTGGCCTACGGCGCGCCGGCCCTGCTGGGGCTGGCCTATCTGTGGTACGACCCGCCGCCGTCGAAGCCGGTCCGGCAGGCGGCACCGGTGCTGGCGCTGCTGCTGGTCGCGACCAATCTGGCGCTGGAGATCCGCCGGACCTTCCAGGGGCCGGTGCTGTCCGGCTACGGGGTGTCGGACGCCGAATGGTACGCCTATTCCGTCGGCTTCCTGCTGTTCGCCGTGCTGATGCTGGTGGCTGGCATCCGCTTCGGCTGGGGCTGGATGCGCCATGCCGGGCTGGCGCTGGTGCTGGCGGTGGTCGCCAAGGTCTTCCTCAGCGACATGTCTGATCTGGAGGGGATGTACCGCGTCGCCTCCTTCCTCGGGCTCGGCGTCAGTCTGGTCGGCATCGGCTGGCTCTACCAGCGGCTGCTGCGGCCGCCCGCGGCGGGACCGCCGTCCGTGCCACCGACTCCGGCAGATGATCTGTTGGACCAACGGACTCATTGA
- a CDS encoding acyl-CoA dehydrogenase, translating to MTYTAPVDDLRFVLNEVVGLDAIAALPDCDGAAPDLVDAILEEAGKFASGVLAPLNRVGDKEGATLENGVVRTATGWKEAYGQFTQAGWNSLPFEPDHGGQGLPWTVAFAVNEMWQAANLSFGLCPLLTQGAVDLLTEHASDEQKAVYLSKMISGEWTGTMNLTEPQAGSDLAAVRTRAVRAEDGSYRITGQKIFITYGEHDLTENIVHLVLARLPDAPAGIKGISLFIVPKFLPKPDGTPGERNDLRCASLEHKLGIMASPTAVMAFGDDGGAVGHLVGEENRGIEYMFTMMNNARLGVGIQGVAIAERAYQQARDYAKSRVQSKDLADPKGSGVAIIRHPDVRRMLLDMRAKTEAARALALYAGTQLDISRHHEDPAVRAAATARVDVLTPIVKAWSTDIGCEVASTGVQIHGGMGFIEETGAAQHYRDARITPIYEGTNGIHANDLTFRKTGRDKGAAARTFVADMRATVHALESAPGDDLAVIRTELAAGLDALDKAVDWMVATQADGDLRGAAAGAVAYLKLWGSVAGGWMLARSAVKAMEGMRQPGANAAFLESKLIVARFYAEQVLATAPALLPTIASARNTVMALSEEQF from the coding sequence ATGACCTACACCGCTCCGGTCGACGATCTGCGCTTTGTCCTGAACGAGGTGGTCGGCCTCGATGCCATCGCCGCACTGCCCGATTGCGACGGCGCCGCTCCCGATCTGGTCGACGCCATCCTGGAGGAGGCCGGCAAATTCGCCTCCGGCGTGCTCGCCCCGCTGAACCGGGTGGGCGACAAGGAGGGGGCGACGCTGGAGAATGGCGTCGTCCGCACCGCGACCGGCTGGAAGGAGGCCTACGGCCAGTTCACGCAAGCCGGCTGGAACAGCCTGCCCTTCGAGCCGGACCATGGCGGGCAGGGTCTGCCCTGGACCGTCGCCTTCGCGGTGAACGAGATGTGGCAGGCCGCCAACCTGTCCTTCGGCCTGTGCCCGCTGCTGACCCAGGGCGCGGTGGATCTGCTGACCGAGCATGCGAGCGACGAGCAGAAGGCGGTCTATCTGTCGAAGATGATCTCCGGCGAATGGACCGGGACGATGAACCTGACCGAGCCGCAGGCGGGCAGCGACCTCGCCGCGGTGCGGACCCGGGCGGTGCGGGCAGAGGACGGCAGCTACCGCATCACCGGCCAGAAGATCTTCATCACCTATGGCGAGCATGACCTGACGGAGAACATCGTCCATCTGGTGCTGGCCCGCCTGCCCGACGCCCCGGCCGGCATCAAGGGCATCAGCCTGTTCATCGTGCCGAAATTCCTGCCCAAGCCCGACGGCACGCCGGGCGAGCGCAACGACCTGCGCTGCGCCAGCCTGGAGCACAAGCTGGGCATCATGGCCAGCCCGACCGCGGTGATGGCCTTCGGCGACGACGGGGGGGCGGTCGGCCATCTCGTCGGCGAGGAGAACCGCGGCATCGAATACATGTTCACCATGATGAACAACGCCCGGCTCGGCGTCGGCATCCAGGGCGTGGCGATCGCCGAGCGCGCCTACCAGCAGGCCCGCGACTACGCGAAGAGCCGGGTGCAGAGCAAGGATCTGGCCGATCCCAAGGGCTCCGGCGTCGCCATCATCAGGCATCCCGACGTGCGCCGCATGCTGCTGGACATGCGCGCCAAGACCGAGGCCGCCCGTGCGCTGGCACTCTATGCCGGCACCCAGCTGGACATCTCCCGCCACCACGAGGATCCGGCGGTGCGCGCCGCAGCGACCGCGCGGGTCGACGTGCTGACCCCGATCGTCAAGGCGTGGTCGACCGACATCGGCTGCGAGGTCGCCTCGACCGGCGTGCAGATCCATGGCGGCATGGGCTTCATCGAGGAGACCGGCGCCGCCCAGCATTACCGCGACGCCCGCATCACCCCGATCTACGAGGGCACCAACGGCATCCACGCCAACGACCTGACCTTCCGCAAGACCGGCCGCGACAAGGGGGCCGCCGCCCGCACCTTCGTCGCCGACATGCGGGCGACGGTCCATGCGCTGGAGTCCGCCCCCGGCGACGACCTCGCGGTGATCCGGACCGAGCTGGCGGCCGGGCTGGACGCGCTGGACAAGGCGGTCGACTGGATGGTGGCGACCCAGGCGGACGGCGACCTGCGCGGCGCCGCGGCCGGTGCGGTGGCGTACCTGAAGCTGTGGGGCAGTGTGGCCGGCGGCTGGATGCTGGCGCGGTCGGCCGTCAAGGCGATGGAGGGGATGCGCCAGCCGGGCGCCAATGCGGCCTTCCTGGAAAGCAAGCTGATCGTCGCCCGCTTCTACGCCGAGCAGGTTCTGGCCACCGCCCCCGCCCTGCTGCCCACCATCGCCAGCGCCCGCAACACGGTGATGGCGCTGAGCGAAGAACAGTTCTGA
- a CDS encoding pyrimidine 5'-nucleotidase, with the protein MTVPTSPAVPAAESASPAASLRDRAVWIFDLDNTLYPASCNLFAQVDRRINEFIAGHFGLGLDEARVRQKRFFRDYGTTLRGLMVEHDVDPVAYMDYVHDIDVAGVQPSALLAGALDRLPGRKIIYTNGSVRHAENVAGRLGILDRFEAVFDIAAAGFVPKPDPRPYATLVERHGIDPADACMVEDIARNLAPAHALGMTTVWVRGDQEYEKAGVGAGIHIDHTVDDLPSWLAAVAEAGAAGAGAEGAA; encoded by the coding sequence ATGACCGTCCCGACCTCCCCCGCCGTTCCGGCTGCCGAATCCGCGTCCCCCGCCGCCTCGCTGCGCGACCGCGCGGTGTGGATCTTCGACCTCGACAACACGCTCTATCCGGCGTCCTGCAACCTGTTCGCCCAGGTCGACCGCCGGATCAACGAGTTCATCGCCGGGCATTTCGGCCTCGGCCTGGACGAGGCGCGCGTGCGGCAGAAGCGGTTCTTCCGCGACTACGGCACCACGCTGCGCGGCCTGATGGTGGAGCACGACGTCGACCCCGTCGCCTACATGGACTATGTCCACGACATCGACGTCGCCGGCGTCCAGCCCTCGGCCCTGCTGGCCGGCGCGCTCGACCGGCTGCCCGGCCGCAAGATCATCTACACCAACGGCTCGGTCCGCCATGCCGAGAACGTCGCCGGCCGGCTGGGCATCCTCGACCGGTTCGAGGCGGTGTTCGACATCGCCGCCGCCGGCTTCGTGCCGAAGCCCGATCCCCGCCCCTACGCCACGCTGGTGGAGCGCCACGGAATCGACCCGGCGGACGCCTGCATGGTGGAGGACATCGCCCGCAACCTCGCCCCCGCCCATGCGCTGGGCATGACCACCGTCTGGGTGCGCGGCGACCAGGAGTACGAGAAGGCGGGCGTCGGCGCCGGCATCCACATCGACCATACCGTGGACGACCTGCCCTCCTGGCTGGCGGCCGTGGCGGAAGCGGGGGCGGCGGGAGCGGGGGCGGAAGGGGCGGCATAG
- the cobT gene encoding nicotinate-nucleotide--dimethylbenzimidazole phosphoribosyltransferase, which translates to MSNQQPAVTFEEIRALVRNLPGPDLEAGTAALQRERQLTKPPGSLGRLEEIAQWMATWQGEHPADLRRPRVAVFAGNHGVAARGVSAYPAEVTAQMVANFQNGGAAVNRLCEVADADLRVYELDLENPTADFTQGPAMGEEDCCRTMAYGMMAVEMGVQLLALGEMGIANSTSAAAMCLALFGGEAADWTGRGTGIDDAGLARKIAAVEAGVAANPQAKDDPFETLRCLGGYEFAAIAGAILAARVARVPVLLDGFACTAAAAVLFKADRRALDHCMVAHRSVEPGHTRLMQAIGKEPLLDLGMRLGEGSGAALAINIVKSAVACHAGMATFAEAGVSTQG; encoded by the coding sequence ATGAGCAACCAGCAGCCCGCCGTCACCTTCGAGGAAATCCGCGCGCTCGTGCGCAACCTGCCCGGCCCCGACCTGGAGGCCGGCACCGCGGCCCTCCAGCGCGAACGGCAGCTGACCAAGCCGCCGGGCTCGCTCGGCCGGCTGGAGGAGATCGCGCAGTGGATGGCGACCTGGCAGGGCGAGCATCCGGCGGACCTGCGCCGCCCGCGCGTCGCCGTGTTCGCCGGCAACCATGGTGTCGCCGCCCGCGGCGTCTCGGCCTATCCCGCCGAGGTGACGGCGCAGATGGTCGCCAACTTCCAGAACGGCGGCGCCGCGGTCAACCGGCTGTGCGAGGTGGCCGACGCCGACCTGCGCGTCTACGAGCTGGACCTGGAGAACCCGACCGCCGACTTCACCCAGGGCCCGGCCATGGGCGAGGAGGACTGCTGCCGCACCATGGCCTACGGCATGATGGCGGTGGAGATGGGCGTACAGCTGCTGGCGCTGGGCGAGATGGGCATCGCCAACTCGACCTCGGCGGCGGCGATGTGCCTTGCCCTGTTCGGCGGCGAGGCGGCCGACTGGACCGGCCGCGGCACCGGCATCGACGACGCCGGCCTGGCCCGCAAGATCGCCGCGGTGGAGGCCGGCGTCGCCGCCAACCCGCAGGCCAAGGACGACCCGTTCGAGACGCTGCGCTGCCTGGGCGGTTACGAATTCGCCGCCATCGCCGGCGCCATCCTGGCCGCCCGCGTCGCCCGGGTGCCGGTGCTGCTCGACGGTTTCGCCTGCACCGCCGCCGCCGCGGTGCTGTTCAAGGCCGACCGCCGCGCGCTCGACCATTGCATGGTCGCCCACCGCTCGGTCGAGCCGGGCCACACCCGCCTGATGCAGGCGATCGGCAAGGAGCCGCTGCTGGATCTCGGCATGCGGCTGGGCGAGGGCTCCGGTGCGGCGCTGGCGATCAACATCGTCAAGTCGGCCGTCGCCTGCCACGCCGGCATGGCGACCTTCGCCGAGGCGGGCGTCAGCACGCAGGGGTGA
- a CDS encoding hydroxyacid-oxoacid transhydrogenase: MDRDMHGNAYPILPDGEEGFIVEAARMKFGPGMLAELGGDALSLGMTRVALFTDPRVAATAPFGIALESLKRSGIEVVVFDRCRVEPTSASFLDAADFARDGGFDGYVSIGGGSVIDTAKAANLYATHPADFLAYVNKPLGEGIPVPGPVKPHIACPTTCGTGSETTGVAIFDHVEKQVKTGISSRFLRPSLAVVDPRTIDSLPPGAIAATGFDVLTHAIESHTARPFRSRPKPESPTARPPYQGANPWSDIGSLQAIRLGGQWLERAVNDPDCLEARDALMFAATLAGLAFGNAGVHIPHAMSYSVAGMNHSFTATGYETVEPMVPHGISVVLNAPAAFRFTGPAAPEAHLRAAEALGADVRGAAPADGGELLATRLIGMMRATGLPNGLSALGYGEADIPGLVRGAAAQQRLLTIAPRPVSEDDLRGLYADAMRYW, from the coding sequence ATGGACCGCGACATGCACGGCAACGCCTATCCCATCCTGCCCGACGGCGAGGAGGGCTTCATCGTCGAGGCGGCGCGGATGAAGTTCGGGCCCGGCATGCTGGCGGAGTTGGGCGGCGACGCGCTGTCGCTGGGCATGACGCGGGTGGCGCTGTTCACCGATCCGCGGGTGGCGGCGACGGCGCCCTTCGGCATCGCGCTGGAGTCGCTGAAGCGGTCCGGCATCGAGGTCGTGGTCTTCGACCGCTGCCGGGTGGAGCCGACCAGCGCCTCCTTCCTCGACGCCGCGGACTTCGCGCGGGACGGCGGCTTCGACGGCTATGTCTCCATCGGCGGCGGGTCGGTGATCGACACCGCCAAGGCGGCGAACCTCTACGCCACGCACCCGGCCGACTTCCTCGCCTACGTCAACAAGCCGCTGGGGGAGGGCATCCCGGTGCCCGGCCCGGTCAAGCCGCACATCGCCTGTCCGACCACCTGCGGCACCGGCAGCGAGACCACCGGCGTCGCCATCTTCGACCATGTGGAAAAGCAGGTGAAGACCGGCATCTCGTCGCGTTTCCTGCGGCCGAGCCTCGCCGTCGTCGATCCGCGCACCATCGACAGCCTGCCGCCCGGCGCCATCGCCGCCACCGGCTTCGACGTGCTGACCCACGCGATCGAGAGCCACACCGCACGGCCCTTCCGCTCGCGTCCGAAACCTGAGTCGCCGACGGCCCGCCCGCCCTACCAGGGCGCCAACCCCTGGTCGGACATCGGCAGCCTCCAGGCGATCCGGCTCGGCGGGCAATGGCTGGAGCGGGCGGTCAATGACCCCGACTGCCTGGAGGCACGCGACGCGCTGATGTTCGCGGCGACGCTGGCCGGGCTGGCCTTCGGCAATGCCGGCGTGCACATCCCGCACGCCATGTCCTATTCGGTGGCGGGGATGAACCACAGCTTCACCGCGACCGGCTACGAGACGGTGGAGCCGATGGTGCCGCACGGCATCTCGGTGGTGCTGAACGCGCCCGCCGCCTTCCGCTTCACCGGCCCGGCGGCCCCCGAGGCGCATCTGCGCGCCGCCGAAGCGCTGGGGGCGGACGTGCGCGGCGCCGCGCCGGCGGATGGCGGCGAGCTGCTGGCGACGCGGCTGATCGGGATGATGCGGGCGACGGGGTTGCCGAACGGGTTGTCGGCGCTGGGCTATGGCGAGGCCGACATTCCGGGTCTGGTCAGGGGAGCCGCCGCCCAGCAACGCCTGCTGACCATCGCCCCGCGCCCGGTGTCGGAGGACGACCTGCGCGGGCTGTATGCGGATGCGATGCGCTACTGGTGA
- a CDS encoding membrane protein: MPLTTPAILSALTGAYRLARFDRTGMEFFDRTPDGALQSFYAALVVLPAYALLLVIRLWDQLADTPILQLATVEAIAYVVSWTAFPLALFRISTLMGKDQLYPGALAAYNWSAVVQMAIYLPTVLLSVSGLLPPMLSEAMVFGVMMAMLTYQWFVLRTALSLSGLVAAALVLLDLFLSASISDLADGML, encoded by the coding sequence ATGCCGTTGACCACGCCTGCGATCCTGTCGGCGCTGACCGGCGCCTACCGGCTGGCCCGCTTCGACCGGACGGGGATGGAGTTCTTCGACCGAACGCCGGACGGAGCCCTGCAGTCCTTCTACGCCGCACTGGTGGTCCTGCCGGCCTATGCGCTGCTGCTGGTGATTCGGCTGTGGGACCAGCTGGCCGATACGCCGATCCTGCAACTGGCGACGGTGGAGGCCATCGCCTACGTCGTCAGCTGGACCGCCTTCCCGCTGGCCCTGTTCCGCATCTCCACGCTGATGGGCAAGGACCAGCTCTATCCCGGCGCGCTCGCCGCCTACAACTGGTCGGCGGTGGTCCAGATGGCGATCTATCTGCCGACCGTCCTGCTGTCGGTCAGCGGCCTGCTGCCGCCGATGCTGTCCGAAGCGATGGTGTTCGGCGTGATGATGGCGATGCTGACCTATCAATGGTTCGTGCTGCGCACCGCCCTGTCGCTGTCCGGGCTGGTCGCCGCGGCGCTGGTGCTGCTCGACCTGTTCCTGTCGGCAAGCATCAGCGACCTGGCCGACGGGATGCTGTGA
- the dapE gene encoding succinyl-diaminopimelate desuccinylase — MTIDPVALAQDLIRCPSVTPRDDGALGVLEAALTPMGFTCHRLRFQQEGTEPVENLYARLGSEGPNFCFAGHTDVVPPGERKGWTIDPFAGEVMGDRLYGRGAVDMKGAVAAFVAAVSRRLEDGPPAGSISLLITGDEEGVAINGTRKVLDWMAERGERIDACIVGEPTNPKALGDMIKIGRRGSLSGFLTVFGAQGHVAYPHLADNPLPRLVRMLAAVTEQPMDEGTAHFQPSTLALTTIDVGNKATNVIPAQGKATFNIRFNDAHTPESIEAWLRRTFDAVGGAYELEIYRSGDSFVTPPGPLTELVADAVEGVTGRRPEYSTTGGTSDARFIKNVCPVVEFGLVGQTMHKVDEYAGVDDIRKLTAVYESILKDVFTRLGG; from the coding sequence ATGACCATCGACCCCGTCGCCCTCGCCCAGGACCTGATCCGCTGCCCCAGCGTCACGCCGCGCGACGACGGTGCGCTCGGCGTGCTGGAGGCGGCGCTGACGCCGATGGGCTTCACCTGCCACCGCCTGCGCTTCCAGCAGGAGGGGACGGAGCCGGTGGAGAATCTCTACGCCCGGCTCGGCAGCGAGGGGCCCAATTTCTGCTTTGCCGGCCATACCGACGTGGTGCCGCCGGGCGAGCGCAAGGGCTGGACGATCGATCCCTTCGCGGGCGAGGTGATGGGCGACAGGCTGTACGGCCGGGGCGCGGTCGACATGAAGGGCGCCGTCGCCGCCTTCGTCGCCGCCGTGTCCCGCCGTCTGGAGGACGGGCCGCCGGCCGGCTCGATCAGCCTGCTGATCACCGGCGACGAGGAAGGGGTGGCGATCAACGGCACCCGCAAGGTTCTCGACTGGATGGCCGAACGGGGCGAGCGCATCGACGCCTGCATCGTCGGCGAGCCGACCAACCCCAAGGCGCTGGGCGACATGATCAAGATCGGCCGGCGCGGCAGCCTGAGCGGCTTCCTCACCGTGTTCGGCGCCCAGGGCCACGTCGCCTACCCTCATCTGGCCGACAACCCGCTGCCGCGGCTGGTCCGCATGCTGGCCGCCGTCACCGAGCAGCCGATGGACGAGGGCACGGCGCATTTCCAGCCCTCCACCCTGGCGCTGACCACCATCGACGTCGGCAACAAGGCGACCAACGTCATCCCGGCCCAGGGCAAGGCGACCTTCAACATCCGCTTCAACGACGCCCATACCCCCGAGAGCATCGAGGCGTGGCTGCGCCGGACCTTCGATGCCGTCGGCGGCGCCTATGAGCTGGAGATCTACCGCTCCGGCGACAGCTTCGTCACGCCGCCCGGCCCGCTGACCGAGCTGGTGGCCGATGCGGTGGAGGGGGTGACCGGGCGCCGGCCGGAGTATTCGACCACCGGCGGCACCTCCGACGCCCGTTTCATCAAGAATGTCTGCCCGGTGGTCGAATTCGGGCTGGTCGGCCAGACCATGCACAAGGTCGACGAATATGCCGGGGTGGACGACATCCGCAAGCTGACCGCCGTCTACGAGTCCATCCTGAAGGACGTGTTCACCCGGCTGGGCGGGTAA
- the dapD gene encoding 2,3,4,5-tetrahydropyridine-2,6-dicarboxylate N-succinyltransferase, translating to MSHASLQATIDAAWDDRDGLNTATTGPVRDAVNAALDALDAGDLRVAEKTADGWKVNQWLKKAVLLSFRLNANEMIPGGPGGSSWYDKVPPKFEGWSEAQFQNAGFRALPGAIARKSSYVAPGVILMPSFVNVGAYVDSGTMVDTWVTVGSCAQIGRNVHLSGGVGIGGVLEPLQADPVIIEDNCFIGARSEIVEGVIVEEGAVVSMGCYIGASTKIIDRHTGEVFTGRVPAYSVVVPGSLPGKPLPDGTPGPSLYCCVIIKRVDEKTRSKTAINDLLRD from the coding sequence ATGAGCCACGCCAGCCTGCAAGCAACCATCGACGCCGCCTGGGACGACCGGGACGGCCTCAACACCGCCACCACCGGCCCCGTCCGCGACGCCGTGAACGCGGCGCTCGACGCGCTCGACGCCGGCGACCTGCGCGTCGCGGAGAAGACCGCGGACGGCTGGAAGGTCAACCAGTGGCTGAAGAAGGCGGTGCTGCTGTCCTTCCGCCTGAACGCCAACGAGATGATCCCCGGCGGCCCCGGCGGCTCCTCCTGGTACGACAAGGTGCCGCCGAAGTTCGAGGGCTGGAGCGAGGCCCAGTTCCAGAACGCCGGCTTCCGCGCCCTGCCCGGCGCCATCGCCCGCAAGTCGTCCTACGTCGCCCCCGGCGTCATCCTGATGCCGAGCTTCGTCAATGTCGGCGCCTATGTCGACAGCGGCACCATGGTCGACACCTGGGTCACCGTCGGCTCCTGCGCCCAGATCGGCCGGAACGTCCACCTGTCGGGCGGCGTCGGCATCGGCGGCGTGCTGGAGCCGCTGCAGGCCGACCCGGTCATCATCGAGGACAACTGCTTCATCGGCGCCCGCTCCGAGATCGTCGAGGGCGTGATCGTCGAGGAGGGCGCCGTCGTGTCGATGGGCTGCTACATCGGCGCCTCGACCAAGATCATCGACCGCCACACCGGCGAGGTCTTCACCGGCCGCGTCCCGGCCTATTCGGTCGTCGTCCCCGGCTCGCTGCCCGGCAAGCCGCTGCCCGACGGCACCCCGGGACCGAGCCTGTACTGCTGCGTCATCATCAAGCGCGTAGACGAGAAGACCCGCTCGAAGACCGCGATCAACGACCTGCTGCGGGACTGA